ATAGGCCATATTCATTGTTTGAAGGTTTAGCTGgaacaatttattttctaGCCGATATAATTCATCCGAAACAGGCCAGATTTCCAgcatttcaaattaaattttgagaaaaaaattaataataacgaaaattataattcgaatgaaatagTTGTGTTGTTTAACTTCGATCAGctgattcatcaatttttccaCTGTTGTGTTTACATGTTCTAGCTTGTGTTACGGCAATTTCGTATTCGTATTCCAACATTGCATTCTCGTAAAACCATGCATACAAAtcgttttttcaaaaatacaTTTCCCGATTATGATGGTACGACTtcatttatcgatgatgatggatcattAAAGAATGAGCTAAAAATCTATGTTAAATCTAATTTTACTCGATTATTTGATCATTGGCAACAGCATTTAAATTCTTTCTTGCAGACAAACGATTCAAGTGTTTACACTGGTATGACTGGAGCGGCTATTCTTTATctcaaaatttttgaatcaaaaatttttccaaatccTGAATCCTATCTACACAAAGcaaatgaattgatcgaaattggtttaaaaaatttccgCCGTATTCAAGTTCCAACCTATTTGTGCGGTGAAATTGGCCTACTAGCAACAGCTactttgatttattattaccaaaACAAAGATTATGGCCAATTATTGAACAGTATTCtatctattcattcaaatgtatGTTGCATAGAATCAAATCTGCCAGATGAAATCCTCTATGGAAGAGCTGGTTATCTTTACACATTACTATTGCTTCGATCAAAAATACCAAATCTGCATTTGCTGATTACTGATGATATGATTCGTCAGGTTATTTGTGCTATTTTGGAATCTGGTAAAAAAACTACCAAAAATTTACATAGCAAATGGCCATTAACTTATGTTTGGTATGATGAACATTATGTTGGTGCTGCTCATGGTTATGCTGGTATACTTTATCTACTTCTTAAATCTATTCAACACATTTGTTCGCAAGAACTTCAAACTTTGATACGGCCAACATTGAATATGATTGTAGATACACAATTTCAAAGTGGAAATTTTCCCGCTTGTTTGGCTGAGAATGAAGATAAATTAGTACATTGGTGTCATGGTTCTCCTGGATTAATCTATCTATTGGCCACTgcacaatcaatttttaaggatgaaaaatatttacaaGCTGCATTGAAAGCAGGCGATAATATCTGGCGCAGAGGATTATTACGAAAAGGTTATGGATTATGTCATGGAACGGCCGGAAATGCTTATGCTTTTCTATGTTTATACACATTAACTAATGATCAAAGACATCTGTACAGAGCAATCAAATTCACTGAATGGTGTTGCAGTTATGGCCAACATGGTTGTCGTACACCGGATACACCATATTCATTGTTCGAAGGTATGGCCGGCAccctttatttttttctcgatatCATCAATCCATTCGAAGCTGCATTTCCAGCACTCCAACTATGAATTGCATgtttaaacaaaaacaaattcgaaatttttttattcatctgTATAACaactgattattattgtgttaacaaaaaatcatgataTTCATTTAATCAAAGACAATCTGTTTAAGACCAGAATTGGTTATAATAGCTGGCGTAGTTGTTTGTTTAGGTTGGACACTTTTAAGTTCCTCAGTGACTGGTATCAGATTTTTCACCTGTGTtcgttgttcatcatcatcattgggaTCGATATTAAATTTAAGATGAGTAGattcatccacatcatcatttgtgcCATTCGATTTGTTTGGTAACAAACTAGGcaacaataatgaagaaGCTACAAATAATCCACCTACAGCGAAACAGATTAGACCGATTATTTTGATCTGATCTAAATGTTTATTGAATTCATATGCagatttatcaataatacGCATCTCTTCTTGATAGCCAATATCAATTTGCATACGATTCATGGTAAAACCAATGAGAATCATTGTTACGCCAAGTAACATTAAAATTGTTCCTttataaaatttataaatattcaatgaaaatcaacattTCACAAATCATCAACTTACCAGAAATGAATAAAGTGACCCATAACTTTGAACGTctattctgtttgtttgtgctgaatatgaatcaaaaatcattaattctATCTGATATGAAAAGTCAACAAAATTTCTAAACAATCTTACAATTCGGTTACAtgttcatcatattcatttggATTTCGAACATTTTCATAGAAATGATGTAGATATGATCTAATGCCGAAATATCCAGTTTTAAtctcttcattatcatcattctcagTCTTTTTATCGTTCATCTCATTCATCGTTTGTGTCtgcaacaaaaatgaaacaaaataattacAACGAAATATTTAAATGAAGACGAAAACCTGTTCGGATTTGTTCATCACCATATCGAATTCGCAATAACCACATAGATTTTGATTGCAATATATTGAATcagtgaatgaattgaatcaatgatgatccaaatgaatTACCAAATTGTCGattgagaaaacaaaacctAAAACACTGAAATAATTGCTGACATTTTGGACCGGAATAACTTTCCCCCGCTCAATATGTGTGAGCGAGaatattgtttgtttagCAACGCCTTTTTATTGAGCCAAAAAAGACTGTTTGACGCGTGTCCCAAAAGACTAATATTATTTTATAaccaaagcaaaaaaaaaaaaagaaagaaactGATTCGATATAGCAATATATTCGTCATTATAGCTCTGTAGCGGATcaagattttgattttttctgaaGATTTCTATTATCATCTATTATTGATTACTTATTAGTtagaaattttgattttttcaatcagagaaaaaaaatgtccactcttctcttttcatttttttcatgattttttatataaaattttgttgttcgatAAGCAGATTGCGACAAGCATTTTCATTTGCTGAATTTGTCCAGTAATTCGATCGATTTctgattcattttattgtcagaccatcttttttcatcttaatattttatttttcaatttattctaGATAAAGAACTGATGAACAATATCTttagatggaaaaaaaattctccatTGAAAAACAGTTTCAAgcatttgattatttaaactcatttgattttaatttatgAAAGTGTTGCCATCTTTTGCCAGTAAAAAGAACTTCATCATGTATTTCATGCATACAAAAGCTCGTTTAATTTGCTCATTGTTTAAGTGCATGCCGTTGTGTGGTTTGTTGtgtttggaaaaattaaattttcatcataattattgcatcattttcgaaaattgatttttataataTCGAATAATTCGttgacattcattcatcaatttaaatcaaagAATGTACAACGGAATCGGTTTACAAACCGCTCGTGGGAGCGGCACCAACGGTTATGTTCAACGTAATCTTAGTTTTGTTCATGTGTCTAAACcaaaaatcgattataaaACTGAAGAAGAAATTCGCCGATTTGAATCCGAATATTTAAAGGCACCAAATCGAGAGATACTCGAACATCATCGTAAACGTAAAATTGAAGTTCAATGTTTAGAAttggaagaaaaattggaaaagaaAGGGTAACGTATTGTGTGTTGATGTTTTGTTAAAtgtgttttcattatttgtatcttttattgaaaaaatctaattaGGTTAAGCGAAGATGAAATACAAAAACGTGTAGATGAATATCGACAAGAATTGCAGCAAAAAATGCTAAAGGCATTAGAAAATCGCCAGGAATTTATTGAAGAAATTCTTAATAGTAAAGggtaaatatttcattttattttgaattcaaattttattattttaaaatcTTTGTCAGTACTGAACCaagaattttatcaaaaattcgaattttttaaattatcataTCTTTTatacaccaaaaaaaattttatttttgcttcTGGATTCTTGCCTAGCTATATAGCATGTTAGAGAATCGGTTATATGACTACTATAGAGTCCCTGGTAACATTTATTGGTCCATGATTTTTAGCATCTCTATATAATACTGCTAATTTAGTAtgtataaatgaaattgatgctCGTTTTGTTGATGGGTGCAAGAAAAATTCTCTCATAGGCTCAAAATGGCCGACCATAGATTTCTATCGTttagtttttgttattaaatTGTTCTTGATATTCAACgattcaaaataatattcTGAATTCTTATCGCAAATACACTTGATTTATTTACGACAAAAgatttatttaatttgtcaattttttcttgttgaccatcaatttaaaaaaaaaagataaaacgcaaatttttttgaacgaaaaaaaactttcttttttatgattatttaaGAATTTCGCAAAAATAGTGATCATGTTGTTATAAAACCAACTGATCAGATCGTACATATCTTCAGTGCCTTACCAAAATAAAGTCTTCCAAAATGGGCTAAGTTTTTTGACTTTACCCtcttcaaaaacaacaatccaaGTCTTCCAAGATTTGTCTTCCACAGATACAAATAACTTCTTTTCAATATCATAACCATAGAATGTAGAACTATGGAAAATTCTAACACCCTTATTGCTGGTGAAAATAAGCCTCAAGCAAAATATAATAGAAATGTTTCAATAATACCTATGATTCGTCCGATTCTTGGATCGGAAACAAATCCTATTGAtgatcgacaacaacaatcatcaaaatcatctcAGCAATCATATTCTTGTAATCATGATTCTTCATCGCAATCAATATGTTGTCCACATCAGATTTTATTCAATGCATTTTCCAATCATATAATACCATTTCCATATtgtatttataataataataacaatagtTCCAATAGTGTtataaataataagaatAGTAAACAATTAGatcgatcaaatcaatcgaaaccATTAAGTTCAGCAGCAAAACGTCGAATACGACGTAAACGTAATCAGATGAAAAGATTTGAAGCAATCCTAACAGcaactgctgctgctactgccgtttcaattttaagccatcaaaaacattatcaacaaccgttacatattcatcataacttaactaataataatcaacgaaaaatatccaaaaacaatggctatccattgaataataatgatgataataaaaacataTCATTGAGTGTTTCAAATAAacatttaaataataataatactaataatactattaatcataatgataaacaataTTCTAATAACGATCCATTTTATAATTGTAAAAATGCTTCTTCCTTTAAGATAAAAAGTTGTCTGAGGTatgtaatttttgtttccgtTTCGTTGAAACAAGTTTTCCTGTAGACAAACGACTCATCATAAttgcttgatttttttccttttttttcttgataattttaattattgaaaaattaattttctttttgatgaaaaatatttaattaCGTTTTTATATTTACCAACACAGTGTCAAAGAGACCCATCAATTGGCCGAATTGAATCGTAATCGTAATGACAAATTAAAAGCAGCTTTAGGTATAAGCGAAGATTTTGTGGCCGGCTCGTCCATGGATATCATACGTAAAGCAAAAGAACAACAAGCTGCTAAAGAAGAAATGCTTAAAGCTAATAAAGATTTCATACAGGAAACTATTCGACAGCAAAGTGAATCAAAgggaaataaaaatagtagaaatgatgaaaccGATGCTATTAAAACAtctaaaaagaaaattaagaAAGAATCAAGTtccgatgacgatgattcaTCGgatagttcatcatcatcttcatcatcaagtggCTCAGAATCGAATAGTTCATCCGAATCCGACTCATCATCTGAATCCGATtcagaatcagaaaaaaGTAGCAGCGATAGTAGTAATTCGGATAGCAATAGTTCAGAAgatgaatcatcatatgattcaCATCGTAAAAAATCTCAACCATCAAAACATCGACATGGAAGTCTCAAACATTCAACATTCCATCATCGAAATAATCGTCGACATTCCCCATCACAAAGGTCAAGATCAAAGTCACCAGctgtttttgaaaataaacgaagatcgtatgataatcatcatcgtattcATCGTAAAACAAATCGCAAGGATTCTCAATCGCCAAGAAGAGACTCTCCTTCACTATCGAATGGCCGtcgtaatgataatgttaaaaAAATGTCTCCCGAACATGATCATCACCGATCGTCAAACAGTCGAATTAAATCGGTCGTTTCATCAAGCCATCATCGAGTTGGTCACCATcgccataatgatgaacgtGAAAAATCTCCATCATCCCGTTATCATCGTAGTAAATATTCATCGAGATCTAAAAGTAGAAGTCCAGTTCATTCGCGTCGAACACATCATTCTAAATTGTCAAGGAGTCGT
This is a stretch of genomic DNA from Dermatophagoides farinae isolate YC_2012a chromosome 2, ASM2471394v1, whole genome shotgun sequence. It encodes these proteins:
- the LOC124497812 gene encoding glutathione S-transferase LANCL1 yields the protein MHTNRFFKNTFPDYDGTTSFIDDDGSLKNELKIYVKSNFTRLFDHWQQHLNSFLQTNDSSVYTGMTGAAILYLKIFESKIFPNPESYLHKANELIEIGLKNFRRIQVPTYLCGEIGLLATATLIYYYQNKDYGQLLNSILSIHSNVCCIESNLPDEILYGRAGYLYTLLLLRSKIPNLHLLITDDMIRQVICAILESGKKTTKNLHSKWPLTYVWYDEHYVGAAHGYAGILYLLLKSIQHICSQELQTLIRPTLNMIVDTQFQSGNFPACLAENEDKLVHWCHGSPGLIYLLATAQSIFKDEKYLQAALKAGDNIWRRGLLRKGYGLCHGTAGNAYAFLCLYTLTNDQRHLYRAIKFTEWCCSYGQHGCRTPDTPYSLFEGMAGTLYFFLDIINPFEAAFPALQL
- the LOC124497779 gene encoding neurensin-1 isoform X1, whose amino-acid sequence is MVMNKSEQTQTMNEMNDKKTENDDNEEIKTGYFGIRSYLHHFYENVRNPNEYDEHVTEFTNKQNRRSKLWVTLFISGTILMLLGVTMILIGFTMNRMQIDIGYQEEMRIIDKSAYEFNKHLDQIKIIGLICFAVGGLFVASSLLLPSLLPNKSNGTNDDVDESTHLKFNIDPNDDDEQRTQVKNLIPVTEELKSVQPKQTTTPAIITNSGLKQIVFD
- the LOC124497779 gene encoding neurensin-1 isoform X2; its protein translation is MTQTMNEMNDKKTENDDNEEIKTGYFGIRSYLHHFYENVRNPNEYDEHVTEFTNKQNRRSKLWVTLFISGTILMLLGVTMILIGFTMNRMQIDIGYQEEMRIIDKSAYEFNKHLDQIKIIGLICFAVGGLFVASSLLLPSLLPNKSNGTNDDVDESTHLKFNIDPNDDDEQRTQVKNLIPVTEELKSVQPKQTTTPAIITNSGLKQIVFD
- the LOC124500554 gene encoding uncharacterized protein LOC124500554 isoform X2: MYNGIGLQTARGSGTNGYVQRNLSFVHVSKPKIDYKTEEEIRRFESEYLKAPNREILEHHRKRKIEVQCLELEEKLEKKGLSEDEIQKRVDEYRQELQQKMLKALENRQEFIEEILNSKGVKETHQLAELNRNRNDKLKAALGISEDFVAGSSMDIIRKAKEQQAAKEEMLKANKDFIQETIRQQSESKGNKNSRNDETDAIKTSKKKIKKESSSDDDDSSDSSSSSSSSSGSESNSSSESDSSSESDSESEKSSSDSSNSDSNSSEDESSYDSHRKKSQPSKHRHGSLKHSTFHHRNNRRHSPSQRSRSKSPAVFENKRRSYDNHHRIHRKTNRKDSQSPRRDSPSLSNGRRNDNVKKMSPEHDHHRSSNSRIKSVVSSSHHRVGHHRHNDEREKSPSSRYHRSKYSSRSKSRSPVHSRRTHHSKLSRSRSPSSSSSYSDDEIDDKNYRHQNKNNRKRQRSRSVSISNSSSSDDYAHNSGDSPSLGRRNKKMKKYSRSRSPSIPRRKGSPSFLEKRRITSARKRPVPYRRNGSSASSSGTTPSNNKASIGNVFDLSPPLRYRN
- the LOC124500554 gene encoding uncharacterized protein LOC124500554 isoform X3, encoding MYNGIGLQTARGSGTNGYVQRNLSFVHVSKPKIDYKTEEEIRRFESEYLKAPNREILEHHRKRKIEVQCLELEEKLEKKGLSEDEIQKRVDEYRQELQQKMLKALENRQEFIEEILNSKGVKETHQLAELNRNRNDKLKAALGISEDFVAGSSMDIIRKAKEQQAAKEEMLKANKDFIQETIRQQSESKGNKNSRNDETDAIKTSKKKIKKESSSDDDDSSDSSSSSSSSSGSESNSSSESDSSSESDSESEKSSSDSSNSDSNSSEDESSYDSHRKKSQPSKHRHGSLKHSTFHHRNNRRHSPSQRSRSKSPAVFENKRRSYDNHHRIHRKTNRKDSQSPRRDSPSLSNGRRNDNVKKMSPEHDHHRSSNSRIKSVVSSSHHRVGHHRHNDEREKSPSSRYHRSKYSSRSKSRSPVHSRRTHHSKLSRSRSPSSSSSYSDDEIDDKNYRHQNKNNRKRQRSRSVSISNSSSSDDYAHNSGDSPSLGRRNKKMKKYSRSRSPSIPRRKGSPSFLEKRRITRYH
- the LOC124500554 gene encoding uncharacterized protein LOC124500554 isoform X1; translation: MENSNTLIAGENKPQAKYNRNVSIIPMIRPILGSETNPIDDRQQQSSKSSQQSYSCNHDSSSQSICCPHQILFNAFSNHIIPFPYCIYNNNNNSSNSVINNKNSKQLDRSNQSKPLSSAAKRRIRRKRNQMKRFEAILTATAAATAVSILSHQKHYQQPLHIHHNLTNNNQRKISKNNGYPLNNNDDNKNISLSVSNKHLNNNNTNNTINHNDKQYSNNDPFYNCKNASSFKIKSCLSVKETHQLAELNRNRNDKLKAALGISEDFVAGSSMDIIRKAKEQQAAKEEMLKANKDFIQETIRQQSESKGNKNSRNDETDAIKTSKKKIKKESSSDDDDSSDSSSSSSSSSGSESNSSSESDSSSESDSESEKSSSDSSNSDSNSSEDESSYDSHRKKSQPSKHRHGSLKHSTFHHRNNRRHSPSQRSRSKSPAVFENKRRSYDNHHRIHRKTNRKDSQSPRRDSPSLSNGRRNDNVKKMSPEHDHHRSSNSRIKSVVSSSHHRVGHHRHNDEREKSPSSRYHRSKYSSRSKSRSPVHSRRTHHSKLSRSRSPSSSSSYSDDEIDDKNYRHQNKNNRKRQRSRSVSISNSSSSDDYAHNSGDSPSLGRRNKKMKKYSRSRSPSIPRRKGSPSFLEKRRITSARKRPVPYRRNGSSASSSGTTPSNNKASIGNVFDLSPPLRYRN